The nucleotide sequence AGTGGGTGGCTTCGCTCGAACAAAACCAATCCCATCCAAGCCGGTCACATCGAGGCTGTGATGTCACCATGGCGTGTATGTCGCCCCAAAAACACTTTATTAACGAGTTGACTGGGTCAGcggtttttaatttaattaaattaaatgcaacAAGAGAGCCATTATCATTCCCAGCCTTAAAGTGTGAAAGAGGGGTTAAAAGTAAACATGATATTGTAAACCTACACCACAAACTAAACATCATTACCATTTAACAACCACTGTTGAAATTGTAACATGTTTTAGGATAGTTATTAGATACATGCATTTacaaattttcaattttgttGAACATCTGTCTATGGTAAAGATTTCTTATTAATGGATTGAAGTCCCACATAAATCTTGAAAGTAAAATGCATGGATCTTCTAAAAATACCGTTTCTTTACAACAATAAACTTGGGGATCATCCACTTAAGTCCCTCCCTCCTAACACTTAATGGATCGTGCTGgaaaaacaaatcaaattcCAATTAAGCGCCAGAAGGTTGCTAAGTACACACATATGTCGCTCTACATATATAGATCGCGGCCTTGATAAAGATGATCGGGCAGAACTCTCGGAGAGCATTTTATGAACTGAGGGCCCCAATCGTGTGTGCACCTCATACAGTATATATACATTGTTGCTTTGTTATAATCTATGGGGCGGATGTGGGAGCAATGCAAAGAATTCTGCTctagaaaacaaaaaagtaatGAAAAACGGTTTTATTGCGTGTAAAGAGCCCCCAGAGGGGAAACAGAAAAGAACACATGTATTCTGGTTCTATTCCAAAAGGCGCGCCACATGACGTCATTAGGAAAGGCCATTCGGGACCAGTTTATTTGGTAAACCCAACGCAATTCGCGTTGTAAACTGTTTCCCAGTCCCAGGGTGCCTAtatgtttcttttttcatTCATGTGTGGCCCTACCCGTTGTGGCGAAATGAAAGAAAAAGCTTTTCCGTGGAAATCAATAATGGGGGATACTTGTTGATTAGTTCAGGGCAGCGAAGAAAAGCGTTGAGAAGTCAACGGCTAAACAGAAGCCATTGAAATGCAGCCAGACAAAGGGGAATCTTTGCACTTCAGATGAAATATGTAACCTCCTTTctgaaaaaatgtttaaaaattatttatattcgTAAAAAATAAGGAAATTTATAAATTCAGAAACAATTTCTGTGGTTGAACTACGTATTTACTATGATAACTACGTATTTACTATGATAATGTACCTTTTAATTATTCATAAAGACTTCTAAGTGCAATAGTTTATTCAAAAATGAGTTATCCGTTTAGAAACAAACcgattataattattttttatatatataaaacataaaatattcTGCATTGATTTCGAATACCAAAATTTGTAATTACAGATTGAGGAGAATCCAACGATGACCAGGTGAAGTATAGCAGGGACTTTCGGCAGGGTCGGAGTGCACCGCATATGCAGTACTTGAATAAGCAGAAACCCAAAAAAACGACGGCAACATTTTTATATACTGAAGTTACATAAAAATGGCTGAAAACCAAACCAAAACGACCTCTAGCAAGGGATGCAATGGGAGCAGGACCGCCAATATCCTGGCGCCCCACAATGGGACTGTGGTTCGCAGGACGGATCCGGGCTCCAAACTCAGAGAGGGCTTCCACACGGAAAAGCACGAAATCGAGGACTGGCACACGCTGGCCAAGAACAAATTGAAGCGAAAGAAAAAGCTGAGCACCTCCCTGACTTCCGTGGGGGATACGGTGAATCAGGAGAAGCGAACCCGCATCGAGGGTATCCAGCTGCACTGTCGCGGGAAGTTGCGACCCAAGGATACGGAATCCTTTGAGGCCGAAAGGGGCCCATCTACAGGATCATCCAAGCAAATGGGAAAGATTGAAAAAGAGCGGGAACGACCCGTAATAATTGGTGGTGTGACGACCACAAATGTGATAGCAGCACCTCCGCAGAGGATAAAGAGAAAGCTGCAGGAGAATCTGGACACCATCCAAAAGCTAAACGCCCTCACAGAGCAACTTCGTCTGGAGGTGAATGAACTAAAGTCCAGTCTGATCACAGAACGAGGAGCAGTGAGGGCCCTAAGGTGAGTTTTATAGTATTTACTAAGATTTAAAAAGATGGAAAATGCATTAATTAATGAAATGAAGTCCGTAATATCTAAACATCATATTCTAATAGCTTTAATCTCcttaaatttttaagtttatAACGTATTACCTTAATTTTAAtatactttatttaaattcttgtATATGAGCACATTGCGACTTTCAATGACCCTTGATTTAAGTCTCGATCGACAATCAGTAAactaagaaatttaatctgtCAACCAGCAAATGTATATAAGAATGAGtgcaaatataaataaacctATATGTGCAGCCACACAAAGACTAATTTACAGATTGTGACGTTTGTCAATTCGGGGAAACATCTGATTTCTGACTTTACACTTTACAAAGCACATACGCAGATTCACAGGAGGTTATTATATCTTTATTGATGTTCTCTAAAATTATATCGATGGTACAGCATTGCATTActtaagtaaaaaaaataggGAATAGttaatttcttaaattttatGCAATATTGTTAATTTATGATCTTGGTATTTCTGggtgtaatttttttaaaactttgaaCTCATCGCCTTTCTCCCCACCAGGGCTCAAAACGACGCAGATAGTCGTCGGTGGAAGAGCGAAGTGAAGAAGCTGCAGCAAACGCTGGACATTGCCAAGAAGAGCAATGGGATAAAGAAGGCCACCGAATCGGGCCCAGAATCGGTCGGCACCCATGTGACCGCCGATGGCCTCATCAACTATGAAATCCAAAGACTGACTAACGAGATCGCCGTGCTGAAGGAAGCGAATCGAAGCAAGGAGGAGAAGACCCAGGTAAGTGCCTGCCACATCCATCATCGCAATCATCACATGTTGCATGTTGCATGCGACAATTAGTGCCGCCGCTTTGTTACCGCCAAGTTGTAGTTGTGGGTCAAGTGCTCCCAGACCAGCACGATGCATGCCAGACCGATCCCCACCACCCAGAGTGCGAATACGGCGTGGAAATGCTGCAGTTTGAGGACCACGGGATCGTCACTGCTGCTGCCCCGCCGCCGGTTGACCACTTTCACTCCCGATTTTATGAAGGCGGAGTTCATGATGCGATCCCAATATCGCTCGAATCCAAACTCATGCGAACTCCGGATCAGCGAGTCCAGGAAGCCCAGGTAGGGCGATCCGTAGGGAACGATGTAAACGGCGTGGAAGGGAACTAGGCAGCTGTTCATCAGGTGGAAAAAGGGCCGGCCCAGGTGCATATGCACCCGATTGTTCACCTGGAAACGAGCGATGTGGTACTTCTCCAAATAGGCGTATCTGGGGAATATATCAGAACTATGTTATAGGTCTCTTTCTAAAATGACTTCACCCACCTGATATCATTGTTCTTCATCATTTCATACATCTGGGCGTCCGGAACTTCCAGCATTTGCTCCCGAATCCTAGCCTCGTACTTATGTCCCAGGGTCAGAAAGTGCTGGATGTGTTTCAAGTGCCTCGGGCGAATGAGAATGCGATAGTGGGACCTGGCCAAGCCTCCCAAGTGGTTTATATCCGGGAGATAAGGTTGGAACACCATCATGCTGGTTAGATTTCCCCTGAAGGCCGAGCAGATGAGCAGTCCAAAGTAAAGCCAGAAGATCAGAAACAATCGAAGCGAGTGGTTCCGCGGAATGTTGTTCATGGGCATAGTTAGGGCTCCGGCGAAAAGTTGCATGGGAGCACCACCCACTCCGGCCTTCAAAATGTAGCAGAAAATATTTCCCACCAGAACAGAGGCCAGAATCAGGGCCCAAACCGATGTGCCGAATGATCGAAATATATTCCAGAAAGTGGGTGCCGTCTTGGCCTTCGGAACAATCACACAGAGATCATCGCGCATATGGGAAACCGTACTCTCCGCCTGCTTCTTGAAGGTATCCGGAGCCAGGAAGCGAATATTCATAGCCACATCCACATATTCCCTGGCCACCTCAAAGAAACATATGTCCGAACTGAGATTGTGGTTATTGTAGGAGTGCGGACGGGTTATCATCATGGTGGCGTTTAATCTCTCAGCCACATACCCTGCCAGCAGGCCATCCGTACCAATAATAATTCCCTGCTTCCAGAAGATAGCTCTCACATCATCCTTGTAGATGCACATCCTCAGCGGTTTTCTCTGCATATTGGGTATGGTCTTGGGAAAGAGCTGTTCCAGAGTGGGGACTCCATTTGCATTGTTGTCCACCGGTATCAAATAGTTGTCCGTAAAGGGGTTGTACCGGTAGGCATACAATCGATTATCTCGCCAGTAGAGGATCACTATATTTAAGAGCCAAATCTTCCAGAATTGCCGGAAACTGGCCCGCATCCAGGCATCGGAAACGGTGTCGGCATCTCTTACCAAGAGGAAAACATGCGATCGATGCTTGGCGGCCGATTTCTTGCGAATGAGCGAGAGTTCCAATGGTTGCGATATGTTCGTTATAATCATCACCATGTACATGAGTATCCCATCATCCTTGACCGCCTCCAGGGGTCCATTTTGATTTctgaaatataataatatttcttgAAACTAAGTGTTTCTAATGTACCAATCGTATATGGACTTTATATGGATTTCAAGGAAGTTTATATCATACCTCAGGGATATGTAGGATATGTCGCACTTGGTCACCTCTCGCAGAATCTGACCGGTGTGCTCGTGAGATGTTTGGTTCTCGAAGTACACGAAGATCACTTTGACCTTCGCTATGCAGAGGATTTCACTCATCTTGACCATCAAGTGGGAACTCTTCTTCATGTTCACCGGAATACGATTCTCACCTGCCCCAGCCAGGTGGGCCAGGATTATGAGAAGCAGGAGATTTCTTAACCACTGGATGGACATTGCAATGTCAACTGTTTGTCCAGAACGATGGCAcctttgtttttatacccaGAGCCAATTTCGATATAGCAATTTCGTTAATGCTTGCCATATCGCAAAAGGACGTTAAGCAAATATTGTGCCATATCTTCTGCACTTTATATATCCTTTGAAGGACCTTATGGTTTTAGTCAGTGGTTTCAGTTTGTTATTAAATGTagtttaataaacaaaaatgttgCTTATCTAATTTAccaaataatgtttttaacAAATAATCGAGTCTGTTTCTACGAATCTGCTTAAAATTAGTGTAATCTCTGTATATAACATttcaaatttacattttaaacaCTCTCTAATGGTCTAGAATATGcgttgaattttaaaaaaggttAACCACCTACAAAGTGAAAGTCTTTGGGTGTTCTCCATattcaaatttaattattcCCTTCTGTTTTTACATGCGCACCTTATAAAGGGTATGCGATTCTTCGACTGAGCTAAGAACTTTCCTTACCCGTTCTTTTTGTGGCATTTTTGTAGCAgttttgtgtgtttttgtgtCTCGTTTGGTTAATGGATGTGCGACCTAATCGCAAAGTGCAAACTAACAGCATGGATTAACTTGCTTCTGGCCTCTCCCGCTGCTTGGAGTCCCCAGTTCCAAAGTTGCCAGCACGCATATGTAGTATATGATTCGACCGTTTCTTGCAGATTATGGGGCAGGCTGATAGACTCAAGGCTGCCGATATGCGGCAATTGAAGAACGCGTACGAAAACCGATTGACTCACATACAGAAATCAGCCAAAATTGAAATAACACGTTTGGTAAGTTGTGCGTGTAGCGGCTGCTAACGGGTCACCAAAAGTTGGCCGAAAGGGAGATGGTGAAGGGGAAGGGGGAAGGGGGGCTGAGCGGTACGGAACGAAACCCGGCGGTTCAGAAGCGGACGGGCAACTTTTCATACGACCATTGAAATTCATACAtgcattttgaatttgcaCACAGCAAGAAAACAGGTCATTTTACATAGCTTATAACGTTTGGATTGACTGATCATATATATTTCATAATCATACGGAAAAAGAGGTTCCCTAAAATACTTACACCATATTCAATTGATTTAAAGGAGAACCTGATATGGTAAAACCGTTATATAAATTCCTCATAAAAACACACACAATAAGTTGTTTAGTCTAAGAT is from Drosophila suzukii chromosome 3, CBGP_Dsuzu_IsoJpt1.0, whole genome shotgun sequence and encodes:
- the Ir85a gene encoding uncharacterized protein Ir85a translates to MSIQWLRNLLLLIILAHLAGAGENRIPVNMKKSSHLMVKMSEILCIAKVKVIFVYFENQTSHEHTGQILREVTKCDISYISLRNQNGPLEAVKDDGILMYMVMIITNISQPLELSLIRKKSAAKHRSHVFLLVRDADTVSDAWMRASFRQFWKIWLLNIVILYWRDNRLYAYRYNPFTDNYLIPVDNNANGVPTLEQLFPKTIPNMQRKPLRMCIYKDDVRAIFWKQGIIIGTDGLLAGYVAERLNATMMITRPHSYNNHNLSSDICFFEVAREYVDVAMNIRFLAPDTFKKQAESTVSHMRDDLCVIVPKAKTAPTFWNIFRSFGTSVWALILASVLVGNIFCYILKAGVGGAPMQLFAGALTMPMNNIPRNHSLRLFLIFWLYFGLLICSAFRGNLTSMMVFQPYLPDINHLGGLARSHYRILIRPRHLKHIQHFLTLGHKYEARIREQMLEVPDAQMYEMMKNNDIRYAYLEKYHIARFQVNNRVHMHLGRPFFHLMNSCLVPFHAVYIVPYGSPYLGFLDSLIRSSHEFGFERYWDRIMNSAFIKSGVKVVNRRRGSSSDDPVVLKLQHFHAVFALWVVGIGLACIVLVWEHLTHNYNLAVTKRRH